The proteins below come from a single Hyphomicrobium denitrificans ATCC 51888 genomic window:
- a CDS encoding alpha/beta hydrolase: MTTLKSNVIRAGAPIGAARAAVVLVHGRGASAESMLGLANAFATPDIAYVAPQAPSGSWYPYSFMAPFARNEPHLGHALSLLSDVVDDLGTQGLPAERVALLGFSQGACLALEFAVRNARRYGGVAALSGALIGPEGTTWDYPGQLAGTPVFLGCSDVDSHIPLARVHESANVLRARGGDATEIIYPGMGHTIVQDEIDHVERILRSIGTAEG; this comes from the coding sequence ATGACGACATTGAAATCCAATGTCATCCGCGCGGGCGCACCCATCGGTGCCGCCCGTGCGGCCGTTGTTCTGGTGCACGGACGCGGTGCGAGCGCCGAGAGCATGCTCGGCCTCGCCAACGCGTTCGCGACGCCGGACATCGCTTACGTCGCGCCGCAAGCGCCGTCGGGAAGCTGGTATCCATACTCGTTCATGGCGCCCTTCGCGCGGAATGAGCCGCATCTCGGTCACGCGCTGAGCCTGCTTTCCGACGTCGTCGATGATCTCGGGACGCAGGGCCTGCCGGCAGAGCGCGTCGCGCTTCTGGGATTTTCCCAAGGGGCATGCCTGGCTCTGGAGTTCGCGGTCCGCAATGCGCGGCGCTACGGCGGAGTCGCGGCGCTCAGCGGTGCATTGATCGGGCCGGAGGGCACGACCTGGGATTATCCCGGTCAGCTCGCAGGCACGCCTGTGTTCCTCGGGTGCAGCGATGTCGATTCTCATATTCCGCTGGCCCGGGTTCATGAATCGGCCAACGTGCTTCGCGCGCGCGGGGGCGACGCGACCGAGATCATCTATCCCGGTATGGGTCACACCATCGTGCAGGATGAGATCGACCACGTCGAAAGAATTTTGCGCAGCATAGGCACGGCCGAGGGGTGA
- a CDS encoding flavin reductase family protein: MEFNFERLAADDRYKILTSTIVPRPIAWVSSISKNGVRNAAPFSFFNAMSKTPPIIAIGIQANADGSMKDSACNILDTREFVVNLVPRAVAEAMNLTSVDAPPDVDELSMADLATLPSVKVKPERIAASPVAFECRLHTPIEVAPSQLIVLGEIVHAHVADEFVLDAEKHYIDTPALDLVGRLHGRDWYSTTSDIFQIERPTSYSVRSGRGG; this comes from the coding sequence ATGGAGTTCAACTTTGAACGGCTCGCGGCCGACGACCGTTACAAAATCCTGACGAGCACGATCGTGCCGCGGCCCATCGCCTGGGTTTCGTCAATCTCCAAGAACGGCGTTCGCAACGCGGCGCCGTTCAGCTTTTTCAACGCCATGAGTAAGACGCCGCCGATCATCGCAATCGGAATACAAGCTAATGCCGATGGTTCGATGAAAGACAGCGCGTGCAACATTCTCGACACGCGCGAATTCGTCGTCAACCTCGTGCCCCGCGCTGTCGCCGAGGCCATGAACCTGACATCCGTCGATGCTCCGCCGGATGTCGACGAGTTGTCGATGGCCGATCTTGCAACGTTGCCATCGGTGAAGGTGAAGCCCGAGCGAATTGCAGCGAGCCCCGTCGCGTTCGAATGCCGTTTGCACACCCCGATCGAGGTTGCGCCGAGCCAGCTCATCGTTCTGGGCGAGATCGTCCACGCGCACGTGGCGGACGAATTCGTGCTCGATGCGGAGAAGCACTACATCGACACGCCAGCGCTTGATCTGGTCGGGCGGCTGCATGGGCGCGATTGGTACTCGACGACCAGCGATATCTTTCAGATCGAACGGCCAACGTCCTACAGCGTTCGATCGGGACGCGGCGGCTGA
- a CDS encoding FAD-dependent oxidoreductase — MSSNEQQLSGPDFARGVPASDIADGKMLLGQFNGEAVLLAKAGAEIFAVGATCTHYNGPLAEGLMVGDTVRCPWHHACFSLRTGEALRAPALNPVSCFRIEQSGETVFVREKIEKSPKQQVKPDSHVRSVVIVGGGAAGNAAAEMLRRQEFKGTVTILSADDALPYDRPNLSKDYLAGNASEDWIPLRTPDFYNEQKIDVRLKTRVVAIDTVEREVTLADGSHVAFDALLLATGAVPVRLDIPGAGLPHVHYLRTLDDSRALIANTKNSKRAVVIGASFIGLETAASLRARDIEVHVVGPQSRPLERVLGAELGDMIRAIHEERGVVFHFGTTAVAIDEDMVTLKSGDRIPADLVVAGIGVQPDTALAKAAGLTIDNGVVVDQYLQTSVPGIYAAGDIARWPDPHSGAPIRVEHWVVAERQGQAAAINMLGGRQPFDAAPFFWSQHFDVTVSYVGHAEKWDKIEIDGDPSSRDCKVTYLKSGRTLAVATVSRDIESLRAEVEFESS; from the coding sequence ATGTCATCGAACGAGCAGCAACTTTCCGGCCCGGATTTCGCGCGCGGTGTTCCGGCATCGGATATTGCGGACGGCAAGATGCTGCTCGGTCAATTCAATGGCGAAGCTGTTCTGCTCGCGAAAGCCGGCGCCGAGATTTTCGCTGTTGGCGCCACGTGCACGCATTACAACGGGCCGCTCGCCGAAGGATTGATGGTGGGCGACACGGTTCGCTGCCCCTGGCATCACGCGTGCTTCAGCCTGCGGACGGGAGAAGCGTTGCGCGCGCCCGCGCTCAATCCCGTATCCTGCTTTCGGATCGAGCAAAGCGGGGAAACAGTTTTCGTCCGCGAAAAGATCGAGAAATCACCAAAGCAGCAGGTCAAGCCCGACAGCCATGTTCGCTCGGTTGTGATTGTCGGCGGCGGAGCGGCAGGCAATGCGGCAGCAGAAATGCTTCGCCGGCAAGAGTTCAAAGGCACCGTTACGATCCTGAGCGCCGACGACGCGCTGCCCTACGACAGACCCAATCTTTCCAAGGACTACCTTGCGGGAAATGCGTCAGAGGATTGGATTCCACTCCGCACGCCGGACTTCTATAACGAACAGAAGATCGACGTGCGGCTCAAAACGCGCGTCGTGGCGATCGATACCGTTGAGCGCGAGGTAACGCTCGCGGACGGAAGCCATGTTGCTTTCGACGCGCTGTTGTTGGCGACAGGCGCAGTGCCCGTTCGCCTCGATATCCCCGGCGCAGGTCTGCCGCACGTGCATTATCTCCGAACGCTCGATGATAGCCGCGCGCTGATCGCTAACACCAAGAATTCCAAACGCGCCGTCGTCATCGGCGCGAGCTTCATCGGGCTTGAAACCGCCGCATCGCTCCGCGCGCGCGACATCGAAGTTCACGTCGTCGGCCCCCAGTCACGCCCGCTCGAACGCGTTCTCGGCGCCGAACTTGGCGACATGATCCGTGCGATCCATGAAGAGCGCGGCGTCGTCTTCCATTTCGGAACGACGGCGGTGGCAATCGACGAAGACATGGTGACGTTGAAGTCAGGTGATCGAATTCCCGCCGATCTGGTCGTCGCGGGTATCGGCGTTCAGCCGGATACCGCGCTCGCCAAGGCCGCGGGCCTGACAATCGATAACGGCGTCGTCGTCGATCAGTATCTGCAAACGAGCGTGCCCGGCATTTACGCAGCCGGCGATATCGCGCGCTGGCCTGACCCGCATAGCGGCGCGCCGATCCGCGTTGAGCACTGGGTGGTGGCCGAACGTCAGGGGCAGGCGGCGGCAATCAACATGCTTGGTGGTCGTCAGCCCTTCGATGCCGCGCCATTCTTCTGGAGTCAGCATTTCGACGTCACGGTGTCTTACGTCGGCCATGCGGAAAAATGGGACAAGATCGAGATCGACGGCGACCCGTCGTCCCGCGATTGCAAGGTCACGTATCTGAAAAGCGGCCGCACGCTCGCCGTCGCGACCGTCTCGCGTGATATCGAGAGCCTGCGTGCCGAGGTCGAATTCGAGAGCAGCTGA
- a CDS encoding Dps family protein, translating into MKPESAKARRKAPLDTPSIFSDNAIKDIAGALTILLADVFAIYVKTKNFHWHMSGPHFRDYHLMLDEQGTQIFNMTDDIAERARKIGGTTLRSTGQIAKLQRVLDNDADYVTPEDMLSELRDDNLQLVRSMQEVHDLCDEHNDVATASLLENWIDETERRVWFLFEATRQVPNGA; encoded by the coding sequence ATGAAGCCCGAATCCGCCAAAGCCCGGCGCAAGGCGCCTCTCGATACGCCTTCGATCTTCTCCGATAACGCGATCAAGGACATTGCCGGCGCGTTGACCATTCTTCTCGCCGATGTGTTCGCCATCTACGTGAAAACGAAAAACTTTCACTGGCACATGTCCGGTCCGCACTTCCGCGACTATCATCTGATGCTCGACGAGCAGGGCACGCAGATTTTCAACATGACCGACGACATCGCCGAGCGCGCCCGCAAGATCGGCGGCACCACGCTGCGTTCGACCGGACAGATCGCCAAGCTGCAGCGCGTCCTCGACAATGACGCCGACTACGTCACGCCTGAGGACATGTTGTCCGAGTTGCGCGACGACAACTTGCAGCTCGTCCGTTCGATGCAGGAAGTTCACGACCTCTGCGACGAGCACAACGACGTCGCAACCGCGAGCTTGCTCGAGAATTGGATCGACGAGACGGAGCGTCGCGTGTGGTTCCTGTTCGAGGCAACACGGCAGGTGCCGAACGGCGCATAA
- a CDS encoding ceramide glucosyltransferase — protein sequence MAGLATAALIFCALATAIHLITIALALVRVLARKKRREPESTPVSIVRPVCGIDHYDELTLRSTFELQSDSYEIIFCAAREGDAAVPLVRKLIAQHPHIPARLLIGDDRPTSNPKLNNIVKGWEAARHPWIVLADNNVLMPPDYLDDMFAAFGPGVGLVCSPPVGSHPIGFQAELECAFLNTYQARWQSAADAVGFGFAQGKSMLWRRDILDAVGGIEALGREIAEDAAATKIVRARGLSVRLVDRPFEQPLGPRKLRQVWDRQVRWARLRRATFQLFYAPEVFAGSFFPILAGVAAAANFDVDPLVALMALVGVWYGAEAVLASVAGWHLRLMSPLAWMARDLLLPVLWLEGWSGDTFVWRGNDMSVAKGQEISQSPSHALAATSDR from the coding sequence ATGGCCGGATTGGCGACGGCGGCATTGATCTTTTGCGCCCTGGCGACGGCAATACATCTCATTACCATCGCTCTCGCACTCGTCCGCGTGCTCGCGCGCAAAAAGCGCCGCGAACCGGAATCGACGCCGGTCAGCATTGTGCGGCCCGTCTGCGGTATCGATCATTACGATGAGCTGACCCTGCGCTCGACATTCGAGCTTCAGAGCGATTCTTACGAAATCATCTTCTGCGCCGCGCGCGAAGGCGATGCAGCCGTGCCGCTGGTTCGCAAGCTGATCGCGCAACATCCGCACATTCCGGCGCGGCTTCTGATTGGCGACGATCGCCCGACGAGCAATCCAAAGCTGAACAACATCGTCAAAGGCTGGGAAGCCGCGCGCCATCCTTGGATCGTCCTTGCCGACAACAACGTTTTGATGCCGCCTGACTACCTCGACGACATGTTCGCAGCCTTCGGCCCCGGGGTTGGATTGGTCTGCTCGCCGCCGGTCGGCAGTCATCCGATCGGTTTTCAAGCCGAACTCGAATGCGCGTTCCTCAATACCTATCAAGCGAGATGGCAATCGGCGGCCGACGCCGTCGGCTTCGGATTCGCGCAAGGGAAATCGATGCTCTGGCGGCGCGATATTCTGGACGCAGTCGGCGGCATCGAAGCGCTGGGCCGCGAAATCGCCGAAGACGCCGCCGCAACGAAGATCGTCCGCGCGCGCGGCTTGAGCGTGCGCCTCGTCGACCGGCCTTTCGAGCAGCCGTTGGGCCCGCGCAAACTCCGACAGGTGTGGGACCGGCAGGTGCGCTGGGCACGCCTGAGGCGCGCGACGTTCCAGTTATTCTATGCGCCGGAGGTCTTCGCGGGAAGCTTCTTTCCGATATTGGCAGGCGTCGCCGCCGCGGCGAATTTCGATGTCGATCCGCTCGTCGCTCTGATGGCTCTCGTTGGCGTCTGGTACGGAGCCGAAGCAGTGTTGGCATCTGTCGCAGGTTGGCATCTCCGCCTGATGTCGCCGCTCGCATGGATGGCGCGAGACCTTTTGTTGCCGGTGCTTTGGCTCGAAGGCTGGTCGGGCGATACGTTCGTCTGGCGCGGAAACGACATGAGCGTCGCGAAGGGTCAAGAGATCTCGCAATCACCCAGCCACGCGTTGGCCGCCACCAGCGACCGTTGA